One window of Phycisphaeraceae bacterium genomic DNA carries:
- the rbfA gene encoding 30S ribosome-binding factor RbfA, which yields MTRRADQVASLVRGAVQDVLTKGFQDPRIRGLITITDVTVSPDLKAATIKVSVLPEDRQELTIHGLRAAARHIRHEVSEKLELRRTPDLHFKLDTSLKKQAGVYDALAQIAREREARGEPPPPDASNQDDSDPTLGAQQLGLSNLGTQEDPAP from the coding sequence ATGACCCGACGCGCCGACCAAGTGGCCTCGCTCGTTCGGGGAGCGGTGCAGGACGTGCTCACCAAGGGCTTCCAGGACCCTCGTATCCGCGGGCTCATCACGATCACCGACGTCACCGTATCACCCGATCTCAAGGCGGCCACGATCAAAGTCTCGGTGCTGCCTGAGGACCGTCAGGAATTGACAATCCACGGGCTGCGTGCCGCGGCGCGGCACATCCGCCACGAGGTCTCCGAGAAGCTCGAGTTGCGTCGGACGCCCGACCTTCACTTCAAGCTGGACACCTCTCTGAAGAAACAGGCCGGCGTGTACGACGCCTTGGCGCAGATCGCAAGAGAACGCGAGGCGCGGGGTGAACCGCCTCCACCGGATGCGTCGAATCAGGATGACTCAGACCCTACGCTTGGGGCTCAGCAACTTGGACTCTCGAACCTCGGAACGCAGGAGGACCCCGCTCCGTGA
- the infB gene encoding translation initiation factor IF-2 yields the protein MAKRVFEIAKELGIDSKAVVKKCQAEGIPESVIKNHMSTVSVGLEQTIREWFTEGANATAIETAAPVALEAVRTKPKARARVRATAASTDGSAEDSSASSTLTVEATSTQLETQEQTHHETEPPEHSHAEEPRVQETPAPVVADIPASIPTTSHPGSVTSEPIQSESAPSQPSTVSDAPARAAASDRDHGTHAPAAPHSHPTKPHHPPRPPATRVQPAPMNVPNRPTVVSPAGQRLETKAPVKLAGPKVVRVEAPEFVEAPRARGPRPGGGGYAGPGGPGGGSGTGAPRQSRGPGRPDVGGPAVGGDDDRARGPKRGGPPSAAKGRSAAGVPSRRRATAGEEWTANPDAWTEQDLAEREARLARAAGFMKQRRQQLKKQGVGDRASSAAETGGTVKIAAPFTIKDLSAATGVKAADIVKRLFLQGVMATINSGIDVAKAQEIMMDFDIELEVTEAKTGEEAISAEFEKRTVVDQRVRGPVVTILGHVDHGKTSLLDKIRNANVAAGEAGGITQRTSAFRVPISVGSDKKEIVFFDTPGHQAFTEMRARGANVTDIVVLVCSPADGGVMPQTIESINHAKAAKVPIVVALNKIDRPEATDSAIQKTLGQLAEHGLNPIEWGGETEVVRTSAVTGQGIEQLLEILDLQSQLLELQADFDGSASGNVIEARMEEGRGPVANILVRDGKLKVGDFIVAGRGYGRVRDITDDRGNKLREALPPTPVQISGLDEVPDAGDRFFVVDSLRKAQEAAEQRRHAEREAQLAQPKVTLDSLFTQMSDKDIKEILVVVKAAEQGTLDVLKNEIEKISHAEVKTRVLHAAIGGITESDVILAEASKAIVIGFNVIASGKARSVAESKGVEIRNYQVIYHITDDLKKAAEGLLTPELRQEVLGHAEVRQVFKITKVGSVAGCYVTDGVVQRDALIRVTRNGVVVENDRRLSQLKRVKDDAKEVRAGMECGMKIDGYDDIKEGDVLECYKNVEVKRTL from the coding sequence TTGGCCAAGCGCGTCTTTGAAATCGCCAAGGAACTGGGAATCGACTCGAAGGCCGTGGTCAAGAAGTGCCAGGCAGAGGGGATTCCCGAATCCGTCATCAAGAACCACATGAGCACAGTCTCTGTGGGCCTTGAGCAGACCATCCGTGAGTGGTTCACGGAGGGCGCGAACGCGACGGCAATCGAGACGGCGGCGCCTGTCGCGCTCGAAGCGGTACGGACGAAGCCGAAGGCACGGGCAAGAGTTCGCGCCACGGCAGCTTCGACCGACGGTTCTGCCGAGGACTCGTCCGCTTCCTCAACGCTGACCGTCGAAGCGACTTCAACTCAGCTCGAGACCCAGGAACAAACCCACCACGAAACCGAGCCGCCTGAGCACTCGCACGCCGAAGAACCCCGCGTTCAAGAGACGCCGGCACCGGTTGTCGCAGATATCCCCGCATCAATCCCGACGACGAGCCATCCAGGCAGCGTCACGAGCGAACCGATCCAGAGCGAAAGCGCACCTTCGCAGCCATCAACGGTGAGCGATGCGCCCGCACGCGCCGCGGCTTCAGATCGTGACCATGGCACGCACGCGCCGGCGGCTCCGCATTCGCATCCCACGAAGCCGCATCATCCTCCTCGCCCCCCTGCTACGCGTGTGCAGCCGGCCCCGATGAATGTGCCGAACAGGCCGACGGTCGTGTCGCCGGCCGGGCAAAGACTGGAGACGAAGGCGCCTGTCAAACTGGCTGGCCCGAAGGTCGTTCGCGTGGAAGCTCCCGAGTTTGTTGAGGCACCGCGTGCCCGCGGGCCGCGTCCAGGAGGCGGGGGATATGCGGGCCCCGGCGGTCCGGGCGGGGGCTCTGGAACCGGAGCACCGAGACAGAGCCGTGGTCCGGGCAGGCCCGATGTCGGCGGTCCCGCTGTTGGCGGTGACGATGATCGCGCACGTGGACCGAAGCGAGGGGGCCCGCCGAGCGCGGCGAAGGGTCGCTCGGCTGCGGGTGTCCCGTCTCGAAGAAGGGCGACTGCGGGCGAAGAGTGGACGGCAAACCCCGACGCTTGGACCGAGCAGGACCTCGCGGAGCGGGAAGCGCGGCTTGCTCGCGCGGCTGGCTTCATGAAGCAGCGACGCCAGCAGCTCAAGAAGCAGGGTGTGGGCGATCGTGCATCGTCCGCTGCGGAGACGGGCGGCACGGTCAAGATCGCCGCTCCGTTCACGATCAAGGACCTCTCAGCCGCAACGGGCGTGAAGGCCGCGGACATCGTGAAGAGACTCTTCCTCCAGGGCGTGATGGCGACGATCAATTCCGGGATCGATGTCGCCAAGGCCCAGGAGATCATGATGGACTTCGACATTGAGCTCGAAGTCACCGAAGCCAAGACCGGCGAGGAGGCGATCTCCGCAGAGTTTGAGAAGCGGACCGTTGTTGATCAGCGTGTGCGCGGGCCTGTTGTCACGATTCTCGGCCACGTCGATCACGGCAAGACATCGCTCTTGGACAAGATCCGCAACGCGAACGTCGCCGCCGGTGAAGCGGGCGGGATCACACAGCGGACCAGCGCGTTCCGCGTGCCGATCTCTGTCGGCTCGGACAAGAAGGAGATCGTCTTCTTCGATACGCCGGGTCACCAGGCGTTCACCGAGATGCGTGCTCGCGGCGCGAACGTCACGGACATCGTGGTGCTCGTCTGCTCGCCAGCGGACGGCGGCGTGATGCCTCAGACGATCGAGTCGATCAACCACGCGAAGGCCGCGAAGGTGCCGATCGTGGTCGCGTTGAACAAGATCGACCGGCCCGAGGCAACTGACTCTGCGATTCAGAAGACACTCGGACAGCTCGCCGAGCACGGGCTCAATCCGATCGAATGGGGCGGCGAGACCGAGGTTGTTCGCACCTCGGCCGTCACCGGCCAGGGCATTGAGCAGCTTCTTGAGATCCTGGACCTTCAGTCCCAGCTCCTCGAACTGCAAGCCGACTTTGACGGGTCTGCATCGGGCAACGTCATCGAGGCGCGTATGGAAGAGGGACGCGGCCCCGTCGCCAATATTCTCGTTCGCGACGGCAAGTTGAAGGTCGGCGACTTCATCGTGGCCGGGCGCGGGTACGGGCGTGTCCGCGACATCACCGATGACCGCGGCAACAAGCTCCGCGAGGCCCTTCCACCGACGCCTGTGCAGATCTCGGGTCTCGACGAGGTCCCCGACGCGGGCGACAGGTTCTTTGTGGTCGACTCGCTCCGCAAGGCACAGGAGGCCGCTGAGCAACGCCGCCATGCCGAGCGCGAGGCGCAGCTCGCTCAGCCGAAGGTCACGCTTGACTCGCTCTTCACCCAGATGTCAGACAAGGACATCAAGGAGATCCTCGTCGTTGTCAAGGCGGCCGAGCAGGGCACGCTGGACGTGCTCAAGAACGAGATCGAGAAGATCTCGCACGCGGAAGTCAAGACTCGGGTGCTGCACGCCGCGATCGGCGGGATCACAGAGTCGGACGTCATTCTGGCCGAGGCCTCCAAGGCGATTGTCATCGGATTCAACGTCATCGCCTCCGGCAAGGCGCGAAGCGTCGCGGAATCGAAGGGCGTCGAGATCCGAAACTATCAGGTCATCTACCACATCACCGACGACCTCAAGAAGGCCGCAGAGGGTCTTCTCACCCCGGAACTCCGCCAGGAGGTCCTTGGCCACGCGGAGGTCCGCCAGGTCTTCAAGATCACGAAGGTCGGCTCGGTCGCCGGTTGCTATGTCACGGACGGCGTCGTGCAGCGCGACGCGCTCATCCGCGTCACACGCAACGGGGTTGTCGTCGAGAACGATCGCAGACTCTCGCAGCTCAAGCGTGTCAAGGACGATGCCAAAGAAGTTCGTGCCGGCATGGAGTGCGGCATGAAGATCGACGGCTACGACGACATCAAGGAAGGCGACGTCCTCGAGTGCTACAAGAACGTCGAGGTCAAGCGCACGCTCTGA
- the nusA gene encoding transcription termination/antitermination protein NusA, protein MNTQEMMRILDSIARDRNIERAVLVRDLEQAMISAAKKYFNTLDAEEFSCVFDPIGGTMELRRHGAPLEMPPEAFGRIAAQTFKQVMIQRFRDDERASIMDEFSKRVGEIVVGTAQRYEGGALVVTIDRAEAFMPRSEQIPGEQFAPGDRVRCLILDVKDVGSQVKIVVSRANPDLIKKLFEVEVPEVAEHIIEIKAMAREPGHRTKIAVTSVDSKVDAVGACVGVRGSRIKNIVDELNGEKIDIVRWNESSQILIGNALKPAEVAEISLCFELGRATVVVRVDQLSLAIGKRGQNVRLAARLTGWDIDILTPEEFEKGLDIMSTTLLSVSGTEQSMVDRLAALGMVSVFDIEEVGADVLVAELGIADDLAAQIVQTCAVRAKEVAEQQQKDKEESERRKREDELAARRLLGGEDIPADDASSSDAESRAADILGSGSV, encoded by the coding sequence ATGAACACCCAGGAAATGATGCGGATCCTTGACTCCATCGCACGCGACAGGAACATCGAGCGCGCCGTGCTCGTTCGCGACCTTGAGCAGGCGATGATCTCCGCAGCCAAGAAGTACTTCAACACGCTCGACGCGGAGGAGTTCTCGTGCGTCTTTGATCCGATCGGCGGCACGATGGAGCTCCGTCGCCATGGCGCGCCCCTGGAGATGCCTCCCGAGGCGTTCGGGCGGATCGCGGCCCAGACATTCAAGCAGGTCATGATCCAACGCTTCCGCGATGACGAGCGGGCGAGCATCATGGATGAGTTCTCGAAGCGTGTCGGCGAGATCGTCGTCGGCACGGCGCAGAGGTACGAGGGCGGCGCGCTGGTCGTGACGATCGATCGTGCTGAGGCGTTCATGCCCCGATCCGAGCAGATCCCCGGTGAGCAGTTCGCCCCGGGCGATCGCGTTCGATGCCTGATCCTGGACGTCAAGGACGTCGGAAGCCAGGTCAAGATCGTGGTCTCACGGGCCAATCCGGATCTGATCAAGAAGCTGTTCGAGGTTGAGGTCCCCGAAGTCGCCGAGCACATCATCGAGATCAAGGCGATGGCCCGCGAGCCGGGACATCGCACGAAGATCGCTGTCACTTCGGTCGATTCGAAGGTCGATGCGGTCGGTGCCTGCGTCGGCGTTCGCGGCTCTCGCATCAAGAACATCGTTGACGAGCTCAACGGCGAGAAGATCGACATCGTCCGCTGGAACGAGTCTTCGCAGATCCTCATCGGGAACGCCCTCAAGCCGGCGGAAGTGGCCGAGATCTCTCTTTGCTTCGAGCTCGGCCGGGCGACCGTCGTGGTCCGTGTTGATCAGCTGTCTCTGGCCATCGGTAAGCGGGGCCAGAACGTGCGGCTGGCGGCGCGGCTGACGGGATGGGACATCGACATCCTCACCCCGGAGGAGTTCGAGAAGGGCCTGGACATCATGTCCACGACGCTGCTCTCTGTCTCGGGCACGGAGCAGTCGATGGTCGATCGTCTCGCGGCGCTCGGCATGGTCTCAGTCTTCGATATCGAGGAGGTCGGTGCCGATGTGCTGGTCGCCGAGCTCGGCATCGCTGACGATCTCGCGGCTCAGATTGTCCAGACCTGCGCGGTCCGTGCCAAAGAGGTCGCAGAGCAGCAGCAGAAGGACAAGGAAGAGAGCGAGCGGCGCAAGCGTGAGGATGAGCTTGCGGCGCGCCGCCTGCTCGGTGGAGAGGACATCCCGGCTGACGACGCCTCATCGTCCGACGCGGAGTCCCGGGCGGCAGACATTCTGGGAAGCGGATCGGTTTAA
- a CDS encoding DUF503 domain-containing protein: MVIGVLQFDLIIHDAQSLKDKRRVVSSLKDRLHREHLVSIAEIGDPELLNHARLAVACVARDGQRVGEVLDHVSEKLRSLRDAEVGASHRQLIHGTQLSEEAGQDDLDPDPDGELAAEMLRRVSEDQGSSQA, encoded by the coding sequence ATGGTCATCGGCGTTCTCCAGTTCGATCTGATCATCCATGACGCTCAGTCCTTGAAGGACAAGCGCAGGGTGGTCTCGTCCTTGAAGGACCGCCTCCACAGGGAGCACCTCGTCTCCATCGCTGAGATCGGAGATCCGGAGCTTCTCAACCACGCTCGTCTGGCTGTCGCGTGCGTGGCTCGAGACGGCCAGCGAGTCGGCGAAGTTCTCGACCACGTCAGCGAGAAACTTCGCTCGCTCCGCGATGCCGAGGTCGGCGCGAGCCATCGGCAATTGATCCATGGCACACAGCTCTCAGAAGAAGCAGGCCAGGACGATCTTGACCCGGATCCTGATGGCGAACTGGCGGCAGAGATGCTCCGCCGTGTCTCTGAAGACCAAGGAAGCAGCCAAGCATGA